The Rickettsiales bacterium genome segment CAAAACCCTTCCCAATGCGGAAGGTCTAGAACTCCCCCATTACGCCACGGAGCATTCCGCTGGTATGGACTTACTCGCAGCCATTGATACCCCCGTAACGCTTAAGGCAGGTGAAAGCACCATGATCAAAACAGGCCTTTCAATCGCATTACCTGAAGGGTTTGAGGCGCAAGTTCGTCCTCGCTCTGGCTTGGCTTATAAATCAGGCATCACGGTGCTTAATAGCCCTGGCACGATCGATGCGGACTATCGCGGCGAAGTCGGCGTGATCCTCATCAACCACAGCAAAACCGATTTCGTAATTGAGCGAGGCATGCGTGTCGCACAAATGGTGATCGCCGCTTACGCTCGTGCCGAGTGGCAGCAAGTAGAGTCACTCGATGAAACCGCACGCGGTGAAGGCGGCTTTGGTTCAACCGGAACAGAAGGTAAAGTGGCCGCATGCTAACACTCGATAAAAAGACCCTTCATGCGATGGAGGCCATGCTCACCATTGCCGGCCATACCGGAACTCAGCCTATCAGCGGAAAAGAAATCGCTGCCGAACATGAGCTTCCCCCACGTTATTTGGAGCAAATGCTACAACGCCTTGTTCGTGCAGAACTTTTGCGCGGAGTCCGAGGCCCTCGCGGAGGCTATGTGCTGGCGCGTGAAAAACGCCGCATCTCGCTTGCTGACATTCTCCATGCAACACAGGCCGATAATGATGAGGATGAAGACTCACGTTACGATGCTCTCAGCAACCTCCTCAGTGAAATTGGCGACGACATTACCGAAAAATTAGCCTCTGTAACGTTACAGGAACTTGCACCTAATAAAGCATCAGATAAGAAAACGGCAGATTTTGCCATCTAACCTTTAGGATAAATTATGACCATCACCACAAAACTCGACAAACCTGGCCGTGGCCGCGTTTACAATAACATTCTCGAAACTTTGGGTAATACCCCTCTCGTGCGTCTCGACCGTCTCGCAAAGCAAGCCGGCGCAAAGGCAGAGGTTTTGGCGAAGCTTGAATTCTTCAATCCGCTTTCCAGCATCAAAGATCGTATCGCCCTTTCGATGGTTGAGGCCGCTGAAGCTTCAGGAGAGCTCACCCCAGATACAATTTTGGTGGAGCCCACTTCTGGTAATACCGGTATCGCCCTCGCCTTCGTTTGCGCGGCGAAAGGTTACAAGCTAATCCTTACCATGCCGGAAAGCATGTCGGTTGAACGCCGCAAAATGCTAAAAATTCTTGGCGCTGATTTGGTACTGACCGAAGCCTCTAAAGGCATGCGCGGTTCAATTGAACGTGCGGAAGAGATTGTTGCGGAAAACCCAAAAGCAAAAATCCTTCAACAGTTTCAGAATCCTGCCAATCCAGCCATTCACCGCATCACTACAGCGGAAGAAATTTGGGCCGATACGGATGGCAAGCTTGATATCTTCATGACAGGCGTTGGAACCGGTGGCTCCCTCACCGGAACCGGCAGCGCGCTTAAAGAAAAAGATGCCAATATCCAAGTCATGGCGATCGAACCGGAAGACTCCCCTATCCTTTCCGGCGGCCAACCAGGGCCTCACAAAATTCAAGGTATCGGCGCAGGCTTTATTCCTGATGTTTTAGACACGGGTTTAATTGATGAAGTGATTACCATCGGCAATGAAACCGCTTTCCGCACCGCACGCGAAATGGCATCGCTTGAAGGGATTCCAGTGGGCATTTCATCCGGCGCGACCATTGCCGCAGCCTTAGAAGTGGCCGCACGTGATGACATGGAAGGCAAACGTATCGTCGTGATTGTTGCATCAACAGCAGAGCGCTACATCAGTACCGACCTCTTCGCCGGTCTGGAAGCTTAAATACCCATTAAGTATTTCTTAAGGCCCGTCACTTATACTGTTAAGTGATGGGCTTTAAGAAAGAAATCAAAGAACAGTTTTCTTCTCAATCCTCAATGGAGCTAATTTGCACGCTTCGTGAGGTGGGTGATCGTCTATACGCCTCTCGCCGTACAGATGATAAAATTGAAAATGCCGTCAAAGATTTTAATCAGAGCGCCTCTGATTATCAACTGACGTTAAAACGAAGCAATAATTCTCCCAAAAAGATTCAACCGTTTCATTTGCGAGTCGCCACTGGAGTGAACGAAGAAGGTGAGACTTCTCTACAAACAGCCTTTAGTCGCGAAACAGTTGGCATTAAGGTAAAAGATGGCAATCCATATAAAATAAAGTTTGATGCCTCCGCTAATTATAAAGACGGTGACCCTAATTGGGCTATTTGCGGATCGATCCGCAATAATGATGGATCGCTAAAAAAAGCAGTCGTCTATATGCCGGTATTAGGCGAGTTTTATTTTGCTGACAAAAAAGCGGCTTATCGCATTCGTTTGCCGCGCTTTGAGGGTGAAAAGACGGAGATTAAACAAATCAAAATTCCACCATTACGCACAAAATTTGGCGCTGAATATACGTCAATGCACACGCAAGAACGTGCTATCTTTAAGGCTCTTTTTAGCACTTTAGTTAGGGAGAATGTTGGTGGCTCACTTCATGAAATAGGGATGGATGAAGTGCCATCTATTTGGACAGGCCTTGGCATTCGCTCTCATGCTGTTACAGGAAACCTCACTAAGAGTAGCGGAGAGTTAGGCGCCTTTATCGCAGAAAAAGCAGGGGCAACTGTGATACGAGCCCCTATCATCACTGACTCCAAGGGGCGTGATATCCTCTTTGTTATGCACCCCAAGATAGCTAACAAAGTAATTGAGAAATTTGTGGCTGCGGTTAAGCTTGCTAAAGGTGATTTTGTGACAGAAAATACACATTTCTTGGTTGAACCAAGCGCACTACATGAAGAGAAAGGCCGAAATTAATATGCAAGTACCTTCTCATGTTTCTAGGTTACATAGCACTGGCAATATCTGCCTGCTCTCTTCGAGCATCCCCGATTCTATTACGATGTATTTCTATGTGAAATTGAATCCACATAAGCAGAAGCAACTCTTCGCTGATATGGACACACTCGAATGGATAAAATTAACCGATTATGGTGAGATCTTAGAGTCAGGTATTGGCAAAACACCCAGTAACGATTCTATTGTAAAGATGCTTCATGAGCATGATTTCGCAACCCCAAAACTAGATTAAATCTGATGCGTTACTTCTTGGTAGTTCTTTTATTTGTCTTTCCGGCTTTCGCACAGCCAGTAAGTGAGACCGGCTTACCTTTGCCCCGATTTGTTTCGCTCAAAGGCGATGAAGCCTACATGCGCAACGGGCCCGGCAAGCGTTACCCTGTGAAGTGGAATTATACACGCAAAGGGTTGCCGGTTAAGATTATCAATGAATATCAGCATTGGCGTAAAGTAGAAGACCATGAAGGCGTTAAAGGCTGGATGCATAAGTCCGTACTATCAGGCCGTCGTACCGCCATACTCCGCCATGATGCCATCATCATGCGCGATAAGCCCAACGAAGCCGCAGATGGCATCGCCAAGCTAATGAAAGAGGTGATTGTCGAAGTAGATCATTGTCGTCAAGACTGGTGCGAAGTAGCGGTCGGACGCAAAGATGGCTGGCTGCCCGTTAGCTTGCTATGGGGCGGCAAGCTTTAAATTTGTTTTTTTATCCTAAGGAGTGTGACGAGGAAGGATCTAAAGATTTCTTCGCTTCCGCTCAGAATGACATGTCAGCGGCCTTCGGCGATACGAGCGACTAGCTCTGCGACGGTTGGAATAGTCCCACCTTCATAGAAAGGATCATCGGCAAATTTATAAGCATTGTGGCCACTGAACATAAGTTCATTATCCACATCGCCTTCGCCATGCGCGATATTTTGCAATGTCTTTTGGATACAGAAACTGCGTGGATCGGCTTTCTTACCTGTCGTATAATCATCATGGTCTTTCCAATTAGAGAAACGACAATGTGACAAGCACCCCATGCAATCGATTTGATCTTGCGTGATTTCTTGACCTTTTTCAGGCGCGACAAAAATTAAGGTATCGTCTGGTGTTTTCATGGCCATCGTAAAGCCAGCCTCTTCCCAGCGTTTAATCTTCCCCATATCTTCGGGCGAGACAAAATGCGGGCGCTTACGTGGACCAAAACCATAAGGTTCTGCAAAGTAGCCTTCTTGCTCTGTACGATACTCCACCTGACGTTCTGAACGCCCGCGAAGTTCGCCAATAAAGTCATTATTCACACCGGAAGAATAAAAACCCGTTGGGCTAAAGCGGTTTAAGAACACATCGCCTTTACGAAGCTGCATGAGCCGCTTCTTCCAGTTTAAGGGAACAGGGCTTTCTTGTGTCAATAATGGGCGCGTTCCGAATTGGAATGCAACAGGGCCAATCTCAGGATTATCTAACCAGTGCTCCCAATCTTTCAGATGCCATACGCCACCTGCCATCAGAATCGGAACTTCGTTCAATCCCACGAGATTCATGAATTCACGAAGTTCTTTAACACGCGGATACGGATCTTCCGGTCTGTCTGGGTGCTCGCTGTTAGATAAGCCATTATGACCACCGGCCAACCACGGATCTTCGTAAACAACGCTCCCAAGCCACTCGACATTTTTGCTATATGAACGCTTCCATAAAGCACGGAAAGCACGCATTGATGAAACAATCGGATGATAGTGGATGCCATAATCAGCGGCAATTTCGCTCAGCTTATAAGGCATGCCCGCGCCGCAGGTGACTCCGTGTACAATGCCTTTCGTCTCTTCGAGAACGCCGG includes the following:
- a CDS encoding SH3 domain-containing protein, with the translated sequence MRYFLVVLLFVFPAFAQPVSETGLPLPRFVSLKGDEAYMRNGPGKRYPVKWNYTRKGLPVKIINEYQHWRKVEDHEGVKGWMHKSVLSGRRTAILRHDAIIMRDKPNEAADGIAKLMKEVIVEVDHCRQDWCEVAVGRKDGWLPVSLLWGGKL
- the dut gene encoding dUTP diphosphatase; this encodes MVTIPVKTLPNAEGLELPHYATEHSAGMDLLAAIDTPVTLKAGESTMIKTGLSIALPEGFEAQVRPRSGLAYKSGITVLNSPGTIDADYRGEVGVILINHSKTDFVIERGMRVAQMVIAAYARAEWQQVESLDETARGEGGFGSTGTEGKVAAC
- the cysK gene encoding cysteine synthase A, encoding MTITTKLDKPGRGRVYNNILETLGNTPLVRLDRLAKQAGAKAEVLAKLEFFNPLSSIKDRIALSMVEAAEASGELTPDTILVEPTSGNTGIALAFVCAAKGYKLILTMPESMSVERRKMLKILGADLVLTEASKGMRGSIERAEEIVAENPKAKILQQFQNPANPAIHRITTAEEIWADTDGKLDIFMTGVGTGGSLTGTGSALKEKDANIQVMAIEPEDSPILSGGQPGPHKIQGIGAGFIPDVLDTGLIDEVITIGNETAFRTAREMASLEGIPVGISSGATIAAALEVAARDDMEGKRIVVIVASTAERYISTDLFAGLEA
- a CDS encoding Rrf2 family transcriptional regulator produces the protein MLTLDKKTLHAMEAMLTIAGHTGTQPISGKEIAAEHELPPRYLEQMLQRLVRAELLRGVRGPRGGYVLAREKRRISLADILHATQADNDEDEDSRYDALSNLLSEIGDDITEKLASVTLQELAPNKASDKKTADFAI
- a CDS encoding nitronate monooxygenase, yielding MSDSFKDKFKPVMISGKLVLPIVEGGKGISASDGASAGAFAAAGAVGTFSGVNPVSTDEDGNRIPYVYKETTRRGRHEELVALSIAGGIEQAKRAHEISNGKGRIHINVLWEMGAAEEILTGVLEETKGIVHGVTCGAGMPYKLSEIAADYGIHYHPIVSSMRAFRALWKRSYSKNVEWLGSVVYEDPWLAGGHNGLSNSEHPDRPEDPYPRVKELREFMNLVGLNEVPILMAGGVWHLKDWEHWLDNPEIGPVAFQFGTRPLLTQESPVPLNWKKRLMQLRKGDVFLNRFSPTGFYSSGVNNDFIGELRGRSERQVEYRTEQEGYFAEPYGFGPRKRPHFVSPEDMGKIKRWEEAGFTMAMKTPDDTLIFVAPEKGQEITQDQIDCMGCLSHCRFSNWKDHDDYTTGKKADPRSFCIQKTLQNIAHGEGDVDNELMFSGHNAYKFADDPFYEGGTIPTVAELVARIAEGR